The sequence GACCGCCGCCGGCGCTCAACCGCCAGTCGCCGAGCACCTGGTCGCGGTGGCGCGCGCGCATGGCCAGCTCGCGCAGCTGGGCGAGCGGACCGTCCGGCAGCACCAGGTCGTCCCAGCCGACGGCGGGCCTGATCCGGCGGGCGTGGCGTTCGAGGCCGGACGCGGACTGCTGCCGCGCGGCGAGCCGCAGGTGCCCGGCGGACAGCGGGGTGCCGTCGAACTCGGCCAGCTCGCGGGCGACTTGGGCGACCCGGCGGATACGGTCGCCGCCGAGCCGGTACGGCGCGACGACCGGCGCCAGGTCGAAGCCGGCGGCTTCGACGGCCTCGATCTCCTTGCCGGCCTCGGTGGTCGCCGCACCGGACCCGGAACCGGAGTCGGCCCCGCTGTCCGTGCCGGGGCCGGTCGTGCCGAGCGCCGCCGTCCAGGTGTCGAGGTCGCCGGCCCGCTGCCGGGGCGCGTCGAGCACGAGCGGGTCGCGATCGGCCCACTGCGGGTCGTACGGCCGGGTGCCCGTCATGATCACGGTGACGTCGTCGACCGCCAGGGCGCGGACGAGCGCGGCGGCGGCGCCGGGCTCGTCCGGTACGGGGGCGACCAGGACCGCGTGGCCGCGCAGCCGTGCCTCGCGCAGCAGTTGGGGGAGCGGGGCGGTGGCCGCGGCACCGCGCTCGGGGCCGGGCCCGTGGCCGGCGGGGTCGTCGTCCCGGCCGTCGTCGCCGGGGGCGGGGGAGTGTCCCGCGGGGGTGAAGTGCAGGGCGGGCAGCGCGGCCGCGCCGAGCGCGGCGGCGGCGCAGGCGATGCCGTCGCCCTCGCGCTGCTCGCGCAGGTAGACCGTGGCCGGGCCGGTCGCGAGGCGTTTGGCGAGCCGTTCCACCAGCGGGTCGTCCGCCGCGGCCGGCCGGCCGAGCGGCCGGACCCGGCCGGCGAGCGCGGGGTCGGGGGTGTCGTCGCCGACGAGGTGGGCGGCGACCCGGTCCGGGACCCGCAACGACCGGCTGAGGAAGGGGCGTTCGCCCTCCTCGACCACGATCAGGCCGAGCGCGGCCAGCGGTGCCGACGGGTGGAAGCGGGCGCGGCCCTCGGCGCGGTGCGCGGGCACCCCGCACAGGTCGAGCGCGAGGCCGACGGTCGCCCGGCGGCGGCTGACGTCGTCGTTGAGGTAGCCGTAGAGCGGTTCGAAGGTGCGGTCGAGGTCGGGGGCGAGCACGGTGAGCAGGATGCGGGCGTCCAGCTCGGACAGGCCGAGCCGGGCGGCGAGCCGGTGCAGCCGGTCGCCGCCGGACCCGCCGCCGAACGCGTCGTCGGACGGGTCGCCGAACGTGTCGGCGCCTTCGCCGGCGAACGTGCTGCCCTCCTCCGCCGCGGCCGGGCGCAGCAGATGCCGTACCGCTTCGTCGGTCAGGTACAGGCCGCGCAGCGGATCGGCGGCGGTCGGGTCGGAGGCGCTGCGGTGCTCGACGAGCAGGGCGACCCGGTCGCGCAGCCGGCCGAGCCTGCGGACCAGGGCGTCCGAGTCCAGGTCCGTGCCGCTGCCGCTGCCGCTGCCGCTGCCGGTGGCCGTGCCGGTG comes from Streptomyces sp. NBC_00448 and encodes:
- a CDS encoding ATP-binding protein → MTAATPATGTATGSGSGSGSGTDLDSDALVRRLGRLRDRVALLVEHRSASDPTAADPLRGLYLTDEAVRHLLRPAAAEEGSTFAGEGADTFGDPSDDAFGGGSGGDRLHRLAARLGLSELDARILLTVLAPDLDRTFEPLYGYLNDDVSRRRATVGLALDLCGVPAHRAEGRARFHPSAPLAALGLIVVEEGERPFLSRSLRVPDRVAAHLVGDDTPDPALAGRVRPLGRPAAADDPLVERLAKRLATGPATVYLREQREGDGIACAAAALGAAALPALHFTPAGHSPAPGDDGRDDDPAGHGPGPERGAAATAPLPQLLREARLRGHAVLVAPVPDEPGAAAALVRALAVDDVTVIMTGTRPYDPQWADRDPLVLDAPRQRAGDLDTWTAALGTTGPGTDSGADSGSGSGAATTEAGKEIEAVEAAGFDLAPVVAPYRLGGDRIRRVAQVARELAEFDGTPLSAGHLRLAARQQSASGLERHARRIRPAVGWDDLVLPDGPLAQLRELAMRARHRDQVLGDWRLSAGGGRGRGVLALFAGGSGTGKTLSAEVVAAELGLDLYVVQLSSIVDKYVGETEKNLERVFTEADRTDAVLLFDEADSVFGKRSEVKDAHDRYANMESAYLLQRLESFDGIALLTTNLRANVDDAFTRRLDMVVDFPFPDPAQRLALWRHSLAHVPCADDIEPDAVARQFELAGGSIRSAVVTAAYAAAGRGAPVGTADLLAGAQREYRKAGRLVLDDNSDW